A region of Scleropages formosus chromosome 2, fSclFor1.1, whole genome shotgun sequence DNA encodes the following proteins:
- the ano6 gene encoding anoctamin-6 isoform X5 gives MVRGLELEASRSVLDDKVVFVKVHMPWEVLCTYAEVLHIKLPIQPNDLSQSSSPFSWLTKLCEPSKDVIQPEVDYFTAPFEKDRIDSFCVKDRAQFFAPDMRSRMAYYVLSRAYYEVRGDVKKFGINKLLDGGVYKAAFPLHDSRFNVKSTDVQCANERYRLYQEWAHPKNFYKTQPLDLIRKYYGEKIGIYFAWLGFYTYMLAGAAIVGLGCFIYGYQTQHTSTWSKEVCDPLIGGRIVMCPQCDKECTYWMLNSTCDSSKKLCIFDNFGTLVFAVFMSIWVTLFLEFWKRYQAELEYEWDTVQFLEQEEQPRPEYEAKCCHERINPITKEKEKVPYTSCEKCLRVSCGAGTVLFWVALIIASIVGIIVYRLAAFFTFSSNLRKELKELKELQPIKEYVTPQMATSVTASVISFVVIMVLNILYERVAIWITDFELPRTRTEYENSLTLKMFLFQFVNYYSSCFYIAFFKGKLVGFPGKPVYWLGTYRNEECDPGGCLIELTTQLTVIMGGKAIWNNIQEVLFPWVKNLISRCCKRVRSEKVIPRWEQDFQLQAYGALGLFYEYLEMVIQFGFVTLFVASFPLAPLLAFLNNVVEIRVDAWKITTQFRRMVPEKAQDIGAWQPILQAVAILAVATNAMITAFTSDMIPRLVYYWSFSVFPYGDHPNHTMEGYINGSLSVFDIRNFSTESEPLTKPYWFQNITTCRYRDFRYPPGHPWEYQHNIYYWHVIAAKLAFIIVLEHVVYLTKFILCYMIPDVPLAVKEKIKREKYLTQVILHEANLKLVSKHLKPIVNILKEHEDKDSEIDLPF, from the exons ATGGTGAGAGGACTCGAATTGGAAGCGTCTAGATCC GTGCTGGATGACAAGGTCGTGTTCGTGAAGGTGCACATGCCCTGGGAGGTGTTGTGCACGTACGCCGAGGTTCTTCACATAAAGCTCCCCATCCAGCCCAACGACCTCAGCCAGAGCTCCTCACCTTTCAGCTGGCTCACCAAGTTGTGCGAACCCAGCAAGGATGTGATCCAGCCCGAGGTGGACTACTTCACTGCGCCGTTTGAAAAGGACAGGATAGACAGCTTCTGCGTTAAAGACCGGGCCCAGTTTTTCGCGCCTGACATGAGAAGCAGAATG GCCTACTACGTACTCAGTCGGGCCTACTATGAAGTGAGAGGCGACGTGAAGAAGTTCGGCATTAACAAGCTGCTGGACGGCGGAGTCTACAAAGCTGCCTTCCCGCTGCATGAT TCCAGGTTCAACGTGAAGTCGACGGATGTTCAGTGTGCGAACGAGCGATACCGGTTATACCAAGAGTGGGCGCACCCCAAAAACTTCTACAAGACGCAGCCTTTGGACCTCATTAG AAAGTATTACGGAGAAAAGATCGGCATCTACTTTGCATGGCTGGGCTTCTACACGTACATGCTGGCGGGGGCCGCCATCGTAGGACTAGGATGTTTCATCTATGGATACCAGACCCAGCACACCAGCACCTGGAG CAAAGAAGTGTGCGACCCTTTGATTGGTGGAAGAATTGTGATGTGCCCACAATGTGACAAAGAGTGTACCTACTGGATGCTCAACAGCACCTGCGATTCGTCCAAG AAATTGTGCATATTCGACAATTTTGGGACTTTGGtgtttgcagtttttatgtCAATCTGGG TCACGTTGTTCCTGGAGTTCTGGAAGCGTTACCAGGCAGAGCTGGAGTACGAGTGGGACACGGTTCAGTTCCTAGAGCAGGAGGAGCAACCCCGGCCGGAATACGAGGCCAAGTGCTGCCACGAGCGGATCAACCCAATCACCAAG GAGAAGGAGAAAGTGCCGTACACTTCATGCGAGAAGTGCTTGCGTGTCTCCTGTGGAGCAGGAACAGTTTTGTTCTGG GTCGCCCTGATCATTGCATCTATAGTTGGCATCATAGTCTACCGGCTTGCAGCGTTCTTCACCTTCTCCTCCAACCTGAGGAAGGAGCTGAAGGAGCTGAAGGAGCTTCAACCAATTAAGGAGTATGTGACACCTCAGATGGCCACATCTGTCACTGCTTCTGTCATCAGCTTTGTGGTTATCATGGTCCTCAACATCCTCTATGAGAGGGTGGCCATCTGGATCACAGACTTTG AACTTCCACGAACTAGGACTGAGTATGAGAACAGCCTGACCCTAAAGATGTTCCTCTTCCAGTTTGTCAATTATTACTCCTCTTGCTTCTACATCGCCTTTTTCAAGGGCAAACTGGTGGGCTTTCCTGGGAAACCGGTATACTGGCTGGGCACGTACCGCAACGAGGAG TGTGATCCTGGAGGCTGCCTCATTGAGCTGACCACTCAGTTGACGGTTATTATGGGTGGGAAGGCCATCTGGAACAACATCCAGGAAGTCCTTTTTCC GTGGGTGAAGAATCTGATTTCTCGCTGCTGCAAGAGAGTACGGTCAGAGAAGGTGATCCCACGCTGGGAGCAGGACTTCCAGTTGCAGGCGTATGGTGCACTTGGGCTGTTCTACGAGTACCTTGAGATGG TGATCCAGTTTGGGTTTGTGACCCTCTTCGTAGCTTCCTTCCCTCTGGCTCCTCTCTTGGCATTCCTCAACAATGTGGTGGAGATACGCGTGGATGCTTGGAAGATCACCACGCAGTTCCGCCGCATGGTACCCGAGAAGGCTCAGGACATCGGTGCCTGGCAGCCCATCTTACAGGCTGTGGCCATCCTTGCTGTGGCAACAAAC GCCATGATAACTGCCTTCACATCAGACATGATCCCACGACTTGTGTACTACTGGTCCTTTTCCGTGTTTCCGTATGGAGACCACCCCAACCATACGATGGAGGGTTACATAAACGGCTCCCTCTCCGTGTTTGACATCCGCAACTTCTCTACGGAGAGCGAGCCCCTGACTAAGCCCTACTGGTTTCAGAACATTACAACCTGCAG GTATCGAGATTTCAGGTACCCACCTGGACACCCATGGGAGTATCAGCACAACATTTACTACTGGCACGTGATAGCAGCCAAACTGGCATTTATTATAGTGTTAGAG cACGTTGTCTACCTGACCAAGTTCATTTTGTGCTACATGATCCCAGATGTCCCCCTGGCAGTGAAGGAGAAGATTAAGAGGGAGAAATACCTGACACAGGTGATCCTGCATGAGGCCAACTTGAAGCTGGTGTCCAAGCACTTGAAACCTATAGTCAACATACTGAAGGAGCATGAAGACAAGGACTCAGAGATAGACCTTCCCTTTTAA